Proteins encoded within one genomic window of Esox lucius isolate fEsoLuc1 chromosome 12, fEsoLuc1.pri, whole genome shotgun sequence:
- the LOC105013829 gene encoding protein-serine O-palmitoleoyltransferase porcupine — MEFSRMEFFKELGESCVLPTAQQGVEQVWQLLLLCLLFCLLCRLGLSSSLKHLGSVAAGLYALYLFFEQSMVWVLLLSLLCYTVLFLNRNSSSRGIFLSATILIYLLMGELHMIDSVTWHKMRGSQMVVAMKAISLAFDLDRGTVLALPSPLEFTGYIVFVGTVIFGPWISYSSYKEAIESHKLSLSWLQRFSVSWVKCQVCLVISNCIAPYLFPYFIPIHGSKGLRIWLHAYENAVSFHFSNYFVGHLSESTALLAGAGFTEDKDNVKWDLKVVKPLNVELPRSMVLVVTSWNVPMSRWLNTYVFKSAMKLGTFPAVIVTYTASALLHGFSFHLGAVLLSLGFITYVEHVLRKRLAAIFSACILSKRCSTDCHHQHKKDLWVYGINLAFSAMAIFHLTYLGSMFDADIDNLAAEEGYAANHTIQKWSELGWASHWLVFGCWLFYRLLL, encoded by the exons ATGGAGTTCAGCAGGATGGAGTTCTTCAAGGAGTTAGGGGAGAGTTGTGTTCTCCCTACAGCCCAGCAGGGAGTGGAACAGGTCTGGCAGCTGTTGCTCCTTTGCTTGCTCTTCTGCCTGCTCTGCAGGCTGG GTCTCTCGTCCTCTCTGAAACATCTGGGCTCAGTGGCAGCTGGTCTATATGCTCTCTACCTGTTCTTTGAGCAGTCAATGGTCTGGGTCTTACTACTCAGTCTACTCTGCTACACTGTCCTGTTCCTCAACCGCAACTCCAGCAGCCGAGGGATCTTCCTCTCCGCCACCATCCTCATCTATCTACTCATGGG AGAGCTGCATATGATTGACAGCGTGACCTGGCATAAAATGCGAG GTTCTCAGATGGTGGTGGCTATGAAGGCCATCTCTCTAGCGTTTGACCTGGATAGAGGCACTGTTCTTGCATTGCCCAGTCCTCTTGAGTTCACAGGCTACATTGTCTTTGTGGGCACGGTCATCTTTGGGCCCTGGATCAGCTACTCAAGCTACAAGGAGGCCATTGAGAGTCACAAGCTG AGTTTGTCTTGGCTCCAGAGATTTTCAGTAAGCTGGGTGAAATGTCAGGTGTGCTTGGTTATATCCAACTGCATTGCCCCATACCTCTTCCCTTATTTCATTCCAATCCATGGGAGCAAAGGACTGCGCAT TTGGCTACACGCCTATGAGAATGCTGTATCCTTCCACTTCAGTAACTACTTTGTGGGCCATCTTAGCGAAAGTACTGCTTTGCTGGCAGGAGCAGGTTTTACTGAAGACAAGGACAATGTCAAATG GGATCTGAAAGTAGTTAAGCCACTCAATGTTGAGTTGCCCAGGTCCATGGTCCTGGTAGTGACCTCCTGGAACGTTCCAATGTCTCGCTGGCTCAACACAT ATGTTTTCAAAAGTGCTATGAAACTTGGCACCTTTCCTGCCGTCATTGTGACTTACACAGCCAGTGCTCTGTTACAT GGCTTTAGCTTCCATCTTGGGGCAGTGCTGCTGTCGCTGGGCTTCATAACCTATGTGGAACATG TTCTGAGGAAGAGGCTGGCAGCCATCTTTAGTGCCTGTATTCTGTCCAAACGTTGTTCTACTGATTGCCATCATCAGCACAAGAAG GATCTTTGGGTTTATGGGATCAACCTGGCCTTCAGTGCCATGGCCATCTTCCACCTGACATACCTGGGCTCCATGTTTGATGCTGATATAGACAACTTGGCTGCGGAGGAG GGTTATGCGGCCAACCACACCATTCAGAAGTGGTCCGAGTTGGGCTGGGCCAGCCACTGGCTGGTGTTTGGCTGCTGGCTATTTTATCGTCTCCTCCTTTGA